From one Candidatus Methanoplasma termitum genomic stretch:
- a CDS encoding DUF1638 domain-containing protein has product MRIGLVACNIFEPEFEHLTKDDPDFVHKEYVEFALHAYPDEMREKLIEKVNALKGKVDAVLLGYAVCQSLGNFQESVDVPLVMFEGDDCICVFLGAKEYTNEKKICTGTWFSSPGWAREGINGIIKEMHLDSFEGVDPMVFMDMMFESYERCLYIDTGVEDKDGKYIAGSKDFANQLRLKHDERTCDLTAMENAIKKVKELAQSVSQ; this is encoded by the coding sequence ATGAGAATAGGTCTTGTAGCCTGCAACATATTCGAGCCTGAATTCGAACACCTGACCAAAGATGATCCGGACTTTGTTCACAAAGAATATGTTGAGTTTGCGTTGCACGCATACCCTGACGAAATGCGTGAAAAACTGATAGAAAAAGTGAACGCATTGAAGGGTAAGGTGGACGCTGTCCTTTTAGGGTATGCCGTTTGCCAATCATTGGGTAATTTCCAGGAATCGGTGGACGTACCGCTGGTCATGTTCGAGGGTGACGATTGTATATGCGTATTCCTCGGCGCGAAAGAGTACACCAATGAAAAGAAGATATGCACTGGCACATGGTTCTCATCTCCGGGATGGGCACGTGAAGGGATCAACGGCATCATCAAAGAGATGCATCTCGACAGCTTTGAAGGCGTCGATCCGATGGTATTCATGGATATGATGTTCGAATCCTATGAAAGATGCCTCTACATCGATACCGGCGTTGAAGACAAAGACGGCAAATACATCGCAGGTTCGAAGGACTTTGCAAACCAGCTCAGACTGAAACATGATGAGAGGACGTGCGATCTTACTGCAATGGAAAACGCAATAAAAAAAGTAAAAGAACTGGCGCAGAGCGTATCGCAGTAA
- a CDS encoding Fur family transcriptional regulator — translation MQRWTPQLSSTLGIVYETEHFLSAEQIYKKLLQKEENVGIATVYRNLKKLIGLGLISEVTWKDEKYYTRHPFSNAFFICEKCGKMLRIDIPLADQNYLSKEVGLHIKRWKMSFEGVCEECERCI, via the coding sequence ATGCAGCGTTGGACCCCACAACTTTCCTCTACACTCGGTATCGTGTATGAAACGGAACATTTCCTCAGCGCTGAGCAGATATATAAGAAACTTTTACAAAAAGAGGAAAATGTCGGGATAGCCACTGTTTATCGGAACCTTAAGAAACTTATAGGCCTGGGGCTGATAAGCGAGGTCACCTGGAAGGATGAGAAATACTACACCAGGCATCCATTCTCAAATGCATTCTTCATTTGTGAGAAATGCGGTAAAATGCTTAGAATTGACATACCTCTCGCAGATCAGAACTACCTTTCCAAAGAGGTCGGCTTACATATCAAAAGATGGAAGATGAGCTTCGAAGGAGTATGCGAGGAGTGTGAACGATGCATATAA
- a CDS encoding energy-coupling factor ABC transporter permease: MHIMEGFLPLPWAVFWTVVFLPFLAYGIHRMKKLFDEHPEQKISLALSGAFIVILSSLKIPSVTGSSSHPTGTGMSVLLSGPGATTVICTIVLIFQATFMAHGGFTTLGANVFSMGIAGPFAAYGVFKLLKKYKINTSVTVFIVAFIANIVTYTVTSLQLTLVVPYVGFTSFVHTYATFFGIFTVTQIPIAIAEGAMMVLFFNYLAIVRTDLVRGIGYDGNVQKRSRILDGVTKAKRKSRINIDKSKLMMIGFIIIAAAVILLAYLTMFLGNTGGTDDAGANTITNLIPGFQKLTENFIQFGDFGISILFILQTAIGVLILVYVMRRLLRKTQPQKQPPKKRKCRRHRKGHGNEFNTFDTAAYNSPMLHWSPAAKLLLVFSLLVLNIASKSIWMPVLACVIGLALLLYGSSMRPPSLMIKLFLYAQTFIVIGALVFTVVMPGESVMSVTILGFTINFTDAGTSFALMVYLRATAALFLLFSFAISTPVPRLAEALRKLRFPTVFVEMMVLIYRYTFLLMESAEKMHLAAECKFGYCGYGRSMKTTSKLAVGMFMRSLDVAERGQVALQCRNYQGDFKSLSSQGERNIVPTLFCASVMFVSVIFFILLQYGVV; the protein is encoded by the coding sequence ATGCATATAATGGAGGGTTTCTTACCACTCCCGTGGGCAGTGTTCTGGACCGTTGTGTTCTTGCCGTTCCTGGCATATGGCATACACCGGATGAAGAAACTCTTCGACGAGCATCCGGAGCAGAAGATATCGCTTGCTCTGTCCGGGGCATTCATTGTCATACTCTCTTCACTGAAGATCCCATCTGTCACCGGCTCATCATCGCATCCCACCGGCACAGGCATGTCCGTATTGCTTTCCGGACCGGGAGCAACGACCGTGATATGCACCATTGTTCTGATCTTTCAGGCAACATTCATGGCGCACGGGGGATTCACCACACTCGGCGCAAATGTGTTCTCGATGGGCATCGCCGGACCGTTCGCCGCATACGGTGTTTTCAAATTACTCAAAAAATACAAAATCAATACCTCTGTGACCGTCTTCATTGTAGCATTTATTGCTAACATCGTCACATATACTGTGACCTCACTGCAACTGACGCTTGTAGTACCATATGTAGGCTTCACATCATTCGTACACACATACGCCACGTTCTTCGGCATATTCACTGTGACGCAGATACCCATCGCAATTGCGGAAGGCGCCATGATGGTGCTGTTCTTCAATTATTTGGCGATCGTGAGGACCGATCTTGTCAGGGGTATCGGATATGACGGCAACGTTCAAAAGAGAAGCCGCATCCTTGACGGCGTAACTAAGGCCAAGAGAAAAAGCCGCATAAATATTGATAAAAGCAAGCTGATGATGATCGGTTTCATAATAATTGCTGCGGCGGTGATACTGCTTGCATATCTTACGATGTTCTTGGGCAATACCGGCGGCACCGATGATGCGGGTGCGAACACGATCACGAACCTTATTCCCGGTTTCCAAAAATTAACAGAGAATTTCATACAATTCGGCGACTTCGGGATCAGCATACTGTTCATCCTGCAAACTGCGATCGGTGTTCTGATACTCGTTTACGTCATGCGCAGGCTTCTGAGGAAAACGCAGCCGCAGAAACAACCGCCTAAGAAAAGAAAGTGCAGGAGGCACAGAAAAGGACACGGGAACGAATTCAATACCTTCGACACCGCAGCATACAACAGCCCGATGCTCCATTGGTCTCCAGCGGCAAAACTTCTCCTTGTCTTTTCTTTGCTGGTTTTGAACATCGCTTCGAAAAGCATATGGATGCCTGTGCTCGCTTGCGTGATAGGATTGGCATTACTCCTTTACGGTTCTTCGATGAGGCCTCCGAGTCTGATGATCAAACTCTTCCTCTATGCCCAGACATTCATTGTCATAGGTGCCCTGGTCTTCACTGTCGTAATGCCGGGAGAGAGCGTTATGTCGGTGACCATACTGGGCTTTACCATCAATTTCACCGATGCCGGCACTTCTTTCGCATTAATGGTATATCTGCGGGCGACCGCGGCGCTGTTCCTCCTGTTCTCATTTGCGATCTCCACTCCCGTTCCGCGTCTGGCGGAAGCCCTCAGAAAACTGAGGTTCCCGACCGTTTTCGTTGAAATGATGGTTCTGATCTATCGGTACACTTTCCTTCTTATGGAATCTGCGGAGAAGATGCACCTTGCCGCCGAATGCAAATTCGGCTACTGCGGCTATGGAAGAAGCATGAAGACCACATCTAAGCTGGCGGTCGGCATGTTCATGCGCTCGCTCGATGTGGCGGAGAGGGGGCAGGTCGCTTTACAGTGCAGGAACTACCAGGGGGATTTCAAAAGTCTTTCTTCACAGGGGGAGAGGAATATTGTGCCGACATTGTTCTGCGCATCGGTGATGTTTGTCTCCGTGATATTCTTTATTTTGCTGCAGTACGGAGTTGTGTAA
- a CDS encoding energy-coupling factor ABC transporter ATP-binding protein, producing the protein MEPMMTTILETKNLSFVYEGGKHALKNVSVRIPTGCKVAFVGPNGAGKSTLFMHFNGILRQTEGEVEYNSKVIDHSKKGLIQLRKDVTLVTQNPDDQIFNVIVEDDVAFGPFNLDLPIEEVRKRVDDALKIVGMESERHRPIHHLSFGQKKRVAVASALAMRPKVLIMDEPTAGLDPEMVYRLYEIADEVNMDGSTVIISTHDIETAYSWANLVIVVMDGEVLAQGTPFEVFSMKDVLEKACLSVPMVHALNEFMSVNGRSDIYGRTMSTVLLNMRRGIIPGTLYILRPGYTGELHGRVGVYGSSSRSFVEKNGIEVQFGFNAIERCMDDILGGNDASIYLDDPLDHVLDRKLMDVAAHGITIPVEELR; encoded by the coding sequence ATGGAACCGATGATGACGACAATACTCGAAACGAAGAACCTGAGTTTTGTATACGAGGGAGGAAAACATGCACTGAAGAACGTCTCGGTAAGGATCCCGACCGGATGCAAGGTCGCCTTTGTGGGACCGAACGGTGCCGGGAAGAGCACATTGTTCATGCATTTCAACGGGATACTGAGGCAGACCGAAGGGGAGGTGGAGTACAATTCAAAGGTCATCGATCACTCAAAGAAAGGACTGATCCAACTCAGGAAAGATGTCACGCTTGTCACACAGAACCCGGATGACCAGATATTCAACGTGATCGTGGAGGACGATGTGGCCTTCGGTCCGTTCAACCTCGATCTCCCGATAGAAGAGGTGCGCAAAAGAGTGGATGATGCGCTCAAGATCGTCGGCATGGAGAGCGAACGGCACAGGCCCATACATCACCTGTCCTTCGGACAGAAGAAGAGGGTCGCCGTTGCGAGTGCGCTCGCCATGCGCCCGAAGGTGCTCATAATGGACGAGCCGACGGCCGGACTGGACCCGGAGATGGTATACCGTCTTTATGAGATAGCCGACGAAGTGAATATGGATGGGTCCACCGTCATAATATCCACACATGACATAGAGACGGCATATTCATGGGCAAACCTAGTGATCGTTGTTATGGACGGAGAGGTGTTGGCACAAGGGACGCCTTTCGAAGTATTCTCAATGAAAGATGTGCTCGAGAAAGCTTGTCTGTCAGTCCCTATGGTGCATGCGCTTAACGAGTTCATGAGCGTGAACGGAAGGAGCGACATCTATGGAAGAACAATGTCGACTGTGTTGCTGAACATGCGTCGCGGGATCATCCCCGGAACACTTTATATCTTGAGGCCTGGGTATACCGGAGAACTGCACGGACGCGTGGGAGTATATGGGAGTTCGTCACGTTCTTTCGTTGAAAAGAACGGCATAGAGGTACAATTCGGGTTCAATGCCATTGAGAGATGCATGGATGACATCCTCGGAGGGAATGATGCATCGATTTATCTCGATGATCCCTTGGACCATGTCCTTGACCGTAAACTGATGGATGTCGCCGCACACGGCATAACCATACCGGTAGAAGAGTTACGCTGA
- a CDS encoding phosphoadenosine phosphosulfate reductase domain-containing protein: MARNIAHGKVEGRWCDGCGTLILGKKCSFCGSAGRGFETNSPGDIRPCMGDSIGVVKELFRRSFGTDEPLSGRMIFFNKIPGEDRADEIIAHGEVIGAVRFDPRDSMLHLELRQAGADIFAVPATKNIVDIKGSGHLKGKVIAGAEVLEVTGDFSAGDPIIVRKGKKVGPGTALADSRDVRSSERAVRVKDLDPTECRPISPTSGREEFVRSNKEHLKSLEMNAVSDIKSFVSKKDAPVTVSFSGGKDSLAAYGVASKAVKEITLLFIDTGLEFPETSEYVEEFASENNLKLLKASAGNAFWENVDIFGPPAKDFRWCCKVCKLGPITDLISKEFPKGTITVEGNRMLESFARSDIGFVSKNPFVPNQTNLNPVRAWSAAEIWGYIWMKGLRYNPLYDRDFERIGCYLCASCLASEWKNTERLHPEMYGGWQEYLHKHADSKGLPSEYADIGFWRWKVLPPKMIQIANEMSLDLRPKRETGPAVKMMKGASPCTAGGFSMEAVIDVPAKRDFSFVEDSLSVIGEVKYSPEFEIALLKVKRGRSKLFGGGQISVTAETMKEAERLFERTAKALIRAEMCTECGICAKGCPKKAITINGGFRVDQKKCIRCGKCERSCMVMHYYDKIRSA, encoded by the coding sequence ATGGCCCGGAACATCGCACACGGCAAAGTGGAGGGAAGATGGTGTGATGGATGCGGAACGCTGATACTCGGAAAGAAATGCTCTTTCTGCGGTTCCGCGGGAAGGGGGTTCGAGACGAACAGCCCGGGAGACATCCGACCGTGTATGGGCGATAGTATCGGCGTGGTGAAAGAGCTTTTCAGAAGATCCTTCGGGACCGATGAACCATTATCCGGCAGAATGATCTTCTTCAACAAGATCCCCGGCGAGGATAGGGCCGATGAGATCATCGCTCACGGAGAGGTCATAGGGGCAGTAAGATTCGACCCCAGAGACAGTATGCTTCACTTAGAACTCAGGCAGGCCGGAGCGGACATCTTTGCTGTGCCAGCAACAAAAAATATCGTGGATATCAAAGGCTCCGGACACCTGAAAGGAAAGGTGATCGCCGGCGCAGAGGTATTAGAGGTCACAGGTGATTTCTCGGCCGGCGACCCGATCATTGTAAGGAAAGGAAAGAAGGTCGGCCCCGGGACCGCGCTTGCAGACAGCAGGGACGTAAGGTCATCAGAAAGAGCCGTTAGAGTAAAGGATCTCGATCCGACGGAATGCAGACCGATCTCACCGACATCCGGAAGGGAAGAGTTCGTCAGATCGAACAAAGAGCATCTAAAATCATTAGAGATGAATGCCGTAAGCGACATAAAGTCGTTCGTTTCTAAGAAGGATGCGCCCGTCACCGTATCCTTCTCAGGCGGAAAAGATTCTCTTGCTGCGTACGGAGTGGCTTCAAAAGCGGTAAAGGAAATCACGCTGTTATTCATCGATACAGGACTGGAGTTCCCGGAAACATCCGAGTACGTAGAAGAATTCGCCTCAGAAAACAACCTGAAACTTCTCAAAGCATCCGCAGGGAATGCTTTTTGGGAAAATGTGGATATATTCGGGCCCCCCGCAAAAGATTTCAGGTGGTGTTGTAAGGTATGTAAACTCGGCCCGATCACCGATCTGATATCAAAAGAGTTCCCGAAAGGCACGATAACAGTCGAGGGGAACCGTATGCTGGAATCGTTTGCAAGATCGGACATCGGCTTCGTTTCGAAGAACCCTTTCGTTCCTAACCAGACAAATCTCAATCCGGTCAGAGCATGGTCTGCCGCAGAGATATGGGGTTATATTTGGATGAAGGGACTACGTTACAATCCTCTTTATGACAGGGACTTCGAGAGGATCGGATGTTACCTTTGCGCATCATGTCTGGCAAGCGAGTGGAAGAACACCGAACGGCTGCATCCGGAGATGTACGGCGGATGGCAGGAATATCTTCACAAGCATGCGGATTCAAAAGGACTCCCTTCTGAATATGCAGATATCGGATTCTGGAGATGGAAAGTACTTCCACCGAAAATGATACAGATCGCAAATGAGATGAGCCTCGATCTGAGGCCGAAAAGAGAGACAGGCCCGGCAGTGAAAATGATGAAGGGAGCTTCTCCATGCACGGCAGGAGGCTTTTCAATGGAGGCTGTTATCGATGTGCCAGCAAAGAGAGATTTTTCTTTTGTCGAGGATTCTTTGAGTGTCATCGGGGAAGTGAAATATTCTCCCGAATTCGAGATAGCTCTCCTTAAGGTCAAGAGAGGCAGGTCGAAGCTATTCGGCGGCGGACAGATATCAGTTACCGCCGAAACGATGAAAGAAGCCGAGAGGCTCTTCGAACGTACAGCAAAGGCGCTTATAAGGGCGGAGATGTGCACAGAATGCGGGATATGCGCAAAAGGATGCCCGAAGAAGGCGATAACGATAAACGGCGGTTTCAGAGTGGACCAGAAGAAATGCATAAGATGCGGGAAATGCGAGAGATCCTGCATGGTAATGCATTATTACGACAAGATCCGATCAGCGTAA
- a CDS encoding site-2 protease family protein encodes MQMPGDSLRQVNPTYGSTKGKIRFSKTEVLHIIAAIAVLGIAFSFIMRGNKFDYDTTKNIILIVIMSFILVIFSFLLHEFGHKFVAQRYNAWSEFRAFPYGLVMALIFAVLIGFLFAAPGAVYIKGNIDKNTHGKISLAGPAVNFTISAIAIVVLIFIVPGYIGTLNLLIYRLFQMLAWLNAFLGLFNMIPVLPFDGSKILAWNKPIYAAALLIGIAEVAYVWIYIMS; translated from the coding sequence ATGCAGATGCCCGGCGACAGTCTGAGACAGGTCAATCCGACATATGGATCCACAAAAGGAAAGATCAGATTCAGCAAAACGGAGGTCCTGCATATTATCGCCGCCATAGCGGTGCTCGGAATAGCGTTCTCTTTCATCATGAGAGGGAATAAATTTGACTACGACACGACGAAGAACATCATCCTGATCGTGATAATGTCCTTCATTCTTGTGATCTTCAGTTTTCTTCTTCACGAGTTCGGGCACAAATTCGTCGCCCAAAGATATAACGCATGGTCGGAATTCAGAGCATTCCCATACGGTTTGGTAATGGCACTGATCTTTGCGGTATTGATCGGTTTCTTGTTCGCAGCCCCGGGTGCGGTTTACATAAAGGGGAACATTGACAAGAACACACACGGAAAGATCAGCCTTGCGGGGCCGGCGGTGAACTTCACCATCTCTGCAATCGCGATCGTCGTCCTTATTTTCATCGTACCAGGCTATATCGGCACATTGAACTTGCTAATCTATCGCTTGTTCCAAATGCTCGCCTGGCTGAATGCATTCTTGGGATTGTTCAACATGATCCCGGTTCTTCCGTTTGACGGGTCAAAGATACTCGCATGGAACAAACCCATATACGCCGCCGCCCTGTTGATTGGCATTGCGGAAGTTGCGTACGTTTGGATCTACATCATGAGTTGA